A genome region from Equus caballus isolate H_3958 breed thoroughbred chromosome 19, TB-T2T, whole genome shotgun sequence includes the following:
- the NXPE3 gene encoding NXPE family member 3 isoform X1, producing MWINFFRLRLFCCLLAVLMVLVLVINVTQVEYLDHETVSAMFIDSSGQFVSSQVSGISRNPYCGYEHQTLSSRERMEEDSLLAALQWQVPDMGPVPFLKSTDPSSSYFVILNSAAFFKVGSQLEVLVHVQDFQRKPKKYGGDYLQARIHSPKLQAGAVGRVVDYQNGSYKVFFTLLWPGKVKVSVSLVHPSEGIRVLQHLQEEKPDRVYFKSLFRSGRISETTECNVCLPGSLPLCNFTDLYTGEPWFCFKPKKLPCSSRINHFKGGYLKGLVTAAENAFFQSGVNIKVPINSSGPDWVTVIPRRTKETNNLELSQGSGTFPSGYYYKDQWMPRKFKMRQFNDPDNITECLQRKVVYLFGDSTIRQWFEYLTTFVPDLVEFNLGSPKNVGPFLAVDQKHNILLRYRCHGPPIRFTTVFSNELRYVANELNGIVGGKNTVVAIAVWSHFSTFPLEVYIRRLRNIRRAVVQLLDRSPKTVVVIRTANAQELGPEVSLFNSDWYNFQLDTILRKMFSGVGVYLVDAWEMTLAHYLPHKLHPDEVIVKNQLDMFLSFVCPLET from the exons TACTTGGATCATGAGACTGTTTCGGCCATGTTCATCGACAGTAGTGGGCAGTTTGTTTCCTCCCAGGTGTCAGGAATTAGCCGGAATCCTTACTGTGGCTATGAGCACCAGACTCTGTCCAGCCGGGAGCGCATGGAAGAGGACTCCTTGCTGGCCGCCTTACAGTGGCAGGTGCCTGACATGGGCCCAGTCCCATTTTTGAAGAGCACTGACCCTTCTTCCAGCTACTTTGTCATCTTGAACTCTGCAGCCTTCTTCAAGGTGGGAAGCCAGCTAGAGGTGCTGGTTCATGTACAGGATTTTCAAAGAAAGCCCAAGAAGTATGGTGGAGACTACCTGCAGGCCAGAATCCACTCTCCTAAGCTGCAGGCAGGGGCTGTGGGCAGAGTGGTAGACTACCAGAATGGGTCTTACAAGGTCTTTTTCACATTGCTCTGGCCAGGCAAAGTTAAAGTGTCTGTATCTCTGGTCCACCCCAGTGAAGGGATCAGAGTTCTTCAGCACCTGCAGGAAGAGAAGCCAGACAGGGTCTATTTCAAGAGTCTCTTCCGTTCAGGAAGAATTTCTGAGACTACTGAATGCAACGTGTGTCTTCCTGGGAGCCTGCCCCTGTGTAACTTCACAGATCTCTACACTGGAGAACCCTGGTTCTGCTTCAAGCCGAAGAAGCTGCCTTGCAGCAGCAGGATTAACCATTTCAAAGGCGGGTACCTGAAGGGCCTTGTCACCGCTGCCGAGAATGCCTTCTTCCAGAG TGGTGTCAATATCAAAGTGCCGATCAACTCCAGTGGACCTGACTGGGTGACCGTGATTCCCAGGAGGACGAAAG aaactaACAACCTCGAACTATCTCAAGGCTCAGGAACTTTTCCTTCTGGGTATTATTACAAAGATCAGTGGATGCCCAGAAAGTTTAAGATGCGCCAGTTTAATGACCCTGACAACATTACAGAATGCTTACAGAGAAAAGTGGTGTATTTATTTGGTGACTCGACAATCAGGCAGTGGTTTGAATACCTTACTACGTTTGTTCCAG ATTTGGTGGAGTTTAACTTGGGTAGTCCCAAGAACGTGGGGCCCTTCCTTGCAGTGGACCAGAAGCACAACATCCTGCTCAGATACCGCTGCCACGGTCCCCCCATCCGCTTCACTACCGTCTTTAGCAATGAGCTCCGTTATGTGGCAAATGAGCTGAATGGCATCGTGGGAGGGAAGAACACGGTGGTGGCCATAGCTGTATGGTCTCATTTCAGCACCTTCCCCTTGGAAGTGTATATCCGGCGGCTCAGGAACATCCGTCGAGCAGTGGTCCAGCTCCTGGATCGAAGCCCTAAGACTGTGGTAGTCATCCGGACAGCCAACGCCCAAGAGCTGGGGCCTGAGGTGAGCCTTTTCAACAGCGACTGGTACAACTTTCAGCTGGATACCATCCTTCGGAAGATGTTCTCAGGGGTTGGAGTATATCTTGTTGATGCCTGGGAGATGACCCTGGCCCATTATCTACCCCACAAGCTACATCCAGATGAAGTTATTGTGAAGAACCAACTGGACATGTTCTTGTCCTTTGTGTGCCCCTTGGAGACCTAG
- the NXPE3 gene encoding NXPE family member 3 isoform X2: MWINFFRLRLFCCLLAVLMVLVLVINVTQVEYLDHETVSAMFIDSSGQFVSSQVSGISRNPYCGYEHQTLSSRERMEEDSLLAALQWQVPDMGPVPFLKSTDPSSSYFVILNSAAFFKVGSQLEVLVHVQDFQRKPKKYGGDYLQARIHSPKLQAGAVGRVVDYQNGSYKVFFTLLWPGKVKVSVSLVHPSEGIRVLQHLQEEKPDRVYFKSLFRSGRISETTECNVCLPGSLPLCNFTDLYTGEPWFCFKPKKLPCSSRINHFKGGYLKGLVTAAENAFFQSGVNIKVPINSSGPDWVTVIPRRTKDLVEFNLGSPKNVGPFLAVDQKHNILLRYRCHGPPIRFTTVFSNELRYVANELNGIVGGKNTVVAIAVWSHFSTFPLEVYIRRLRNIRRAVVQLLDRSPKTVVVIRTANAQELGPEVSLFNSDWYNFQLDTILRKMFSGVGVYLVDAWEMTLAHYLPHKLHPDEVIVKNQLDMFLSFVCPLET, translated from the exons TACTTGGATCATGAGACTGTTTCGGCCATGTTCATCGACAGTAGTGGGCAGTTTGTTTCCTCCCAGGTGTCAGGAATTAGCCGGAATCCTTACTGTGGCTATGAGCACCAGACTCTGTCCAGCCGGGAGCGCATGGAAGAGGACTCCTTGCTGGCCGCCTTACAGTGGCAGGTGCCTGACATGGGCCCAGTCCCATTTTTGAAGAGCACTGACCCTTCTTCCAGCTACTTTGTCATCTTGAACTCTGCAGCCTTCTTCAAGGTGGGAAGCCAGCTAGAGGTGCTGGTTCATGTACAGGATTTTCAAAGAAAGCCCAAGAAGTATGGTGGAGACTACCTGCAGGCCAGAATCCACTCTCCTAAGCTGCAGGCAGGGGCTGTGGGCAGAGTGGTAGACTACCAGAATGGGTCTTACAAGGTCTTTTTCACATTGCTCTGGCCAGGCAAAGTTAAAGTGTCTGTATCTCTGGTCCACCCCAGTGAAGGGATCAGAGTTCTTCAGCACCTGCAGGAAGAGAAGCCAGACAGGGTCTATTTCAAGAGTCTCTTCCGTTCAGGAAGAATTTCTGAGACTACTGAATGCAACGTGTGTCTTCCTGGGAGCCTGCCCCTGTGTAACTTCACAGATCTCTACACTGGAGAACCCTGGTTCTGCTTCAAGCCGAAGAAGCTGCCTTGCAGCAGCAGGATTAACCATTTCAAAGGCGGGTACCTGAAGGGCCTTGTCACCGCTGCCGAGAATGCCTTCTTCCAGAG TGGTGTCAATATCAAAGTGCCGATCAACTCCAGTGGACCTGACTGGGTGACCGTGATTCCCAGGAGGACGAAAG ATTTGGTGGAGTTTAACTTGGGTAGTCCCAAGAACGTGGGGCCCTTCCTTGCAGTGGACCAGAAGCACAACATCCTGCTCAGATACCGCTGCCACGGTCCCCCCATCCGCTTCACTACCGTCTTTAGCAATGAGCTCCGTTATGTGGCAAATGAGCTGAATGGCATCGTGGGAGGGAAGAACACGGTGGTGGCCATAGCTGTATGGTCTCATTTCAGCACCTTCCCCTTGGAAGTGTATATCCGGCGGCTCAGGAACATCCGTCGAGCAGTGGTCCAGCTCCTGGATCGAAGCCCTAAGACTGTGGTAGTCATCCGGACAGCCAACGCCCAAGAGCTGGGGCCTGAGGTGAGCCTTTTCAACAGCGACTGGTACAACTTTCAGCTGGATACCATCCTTCGGAAGATGTTCTCAGGGGTTGGAGTATATCTTGTTGATGCCTGGGAGATGACCCTGGCCCATTATCTACCCCACAAGCTACATCCAGATGAAGTTATTGTGAAGAACCAACTGGACATGTTCTTGTCCTTTGTGTGCCCCTTGGAGACCTAG